The window CCAGTCCAACGAATTTGAAATTCAGCCCGTCGGCTGTTTATGGACCTGCGACAAACCCTGTGCTGTTGCCTTCTGTGCTCCCCAAAAACCTACCTATCTATTCACCACCTTACCAACCGATGAAACGGCTCCTGCCCTGCTCGAATTTGGCGATCGCTATCTCGATAGCAACACAGGCGACATTCCCTGGAAGCAGTTTCCTGAAGCATTGCAGTCGGTGAGTATTGCCAAGATTCCAGCAGTCGGTGAGTGAGTAGATGAGTAGACGAGGAAGAGGTGATTGTGTGCAGCACACGCTGCGCGATATTTCACTACCCTACTTTAACCGATCGCATAATCACTCATCTCCCGCACAAAAGGAGGATGAAATCCCAAAACAATATCATGTTTCGGCACACCTAAATTGACCAAATCAGCCGCAATATCATGCTCAGTTGAGTTGTAGAAAATCCAAATCTTCTCGTTACGAATATCTAAATGCATCACACAATGATGAACCCATCGCTTATGCTGCCAACCCAAATGCACAATTTGATAGTGATTACGGGCAGTATCAAAAATTGTCTCTACCTCAATTTCTCCGTAGGCAGGTTTAATTTCTGCATACCTCAGTAAAAGCTGCTGCACAATCTGCTGATATTGAGTTATTTTATCGCTTAGTTTTTCCATAATCTGCAACGGATCATGAGTCACAGTCCATCCATCTTTTACTAAAGCAGTTTTGACGATCTGATGAAATCGATCTCTAGCCACTATTCAGTCATTACTTCCCATAGAACCGAATTCTTGACATAACCTATGATAACTCGCTCCCATTGGCCCCTTCTGCGTCTACTTCGCTATGCCAAACCCTATCATGTGCAAGTTTGGGGGGCAGTCGTCTGCTCCATCCTTCGCACCTTGCTCGACCTCGCCCCCCCCTATCTGATTGGCGTTGCCATCGATGTTGTCGTTGAGCGAGAAGCTTCATTGCTCGCTCAATTGGGCATTCAAAACCCGCTGACTCAACTGCTGGTGCTGTCTATCCTGACGATCGCCGTCTGGGGTTTAGAATCTCTCAGTCAGTACGCCGCCGAAAAACTTTGGCAAAACCTGGGTCAAACCCTCCAGCACGAACTGCGCGTTGATACCTACAACCACCTGCAAGAACTCGAACTCGCCTACTTTGAAGACCGCAGCACCGGCACGCTGCTGTCGATTCTCAACGACGACATTAACCAGCTAGAGCGCTTCCTCAACTTTGGTGCTCTGTACTTAATCAGCTTTTTCACGCGGGTGTCTGCCGTTGGCATCAGCTTTGTGCTGCTGGCTCCGGGCATTGCCTGGTTAGCGATGTTCAAGAAAGCGATGCCTACCGTCGCAGCAATAAACGGGCGATCGCTCTCAGCGTTGCCTACAACGGTCGCCATCCCGTTTTGAAACATCTTTCTTTATCCGTTCCGGCGGGTCAAACCATCGGCATTGTCGGGGCAACCGGGTCAGGTAAAAGTACCCTTGTTAAGCTCTTTCTCAGGTTTATGGAATTTATGCCCGATTGTGGCGGGTGCAGTCGGGTGTTGGATTGGCTAAACCCCTGGCAACGGGCGAATGATTGGAATCGAGGCGATTACCTACGGTACGCTACGCGATCGCTCTTGCGTGAGAAATTGCGAACCATGAATATTGCGCTTCCTCAAGACCATTCAATCGTTTGTCGAGCAATAAGTCATTAAGGGGGATTACAGCAATTGAGTGATATACTAATGGAAATTTGTCGGTTCTAACGGGGAGCAGCCGTTAGAGGTAACGGGGAAAGTTCGGTGTAAATCCGGCGCTGTCCCGCAACTGTAATGAGATTTATGTCTCTAAGTCAGAATGCCCGCCGAAGGTGAAAAAATTACGTCCATCTGCGAGGTACAGATGAATAAACTCATGAATAGTTTCACAATCAGTCAATTTCACGTCCCCATAGTGCCAGAAATACGCTACACATCACATCTGGCGATCGCGTTTGATTAGGCGTTAGTTGCTATAGCGTTAATAATTTTTCAATCGCTGTGTTGCAGTCGTGTTTCCTTACGCCGCACTGTCAGCGAAGAATTTCTCTGAGGCAATACGGCGCAATGCGTATGGCTTACTCCACTTTTTGGATTACCCAATAAGTTCAATGATGAACGCACAGCATACTTTATTTGTTTGCACAACTTGTGCCAGTATTTGGCAAGATGGAAAGCGTGTTGGTGAAAGTGGGGGTCAACAACTCCTCAAACAGCTTCAGCACCTCGCACAAGATTGGGACTTACAAAATCAATTTCAAATTCAGGCGGTTGAATGCATGAGTGCTTGCAATCGTCCCTGCGTTATTGCTTTTGTTGCTGCCGGAAAATCAACGTATTTATTTGGGGATTTACCCGTTGATGAGAGTGCCTCTGCTATCCTGAAATGTGCCAATCAATACTACGCAAAATCCGATGGTTCATTGCCTTGGTCAGAGCGACCTAAACTGCTAAGAAATGGCATTCTGGCACGGATTCCGACCATCAGTAAGTGGGACAAGTTAAGCGTAACTCGTGGAGCAGATAATTGCTCTGATTGCCACGATTGAACCTGTTAATTTCCTGAGAATTCAATTTCTGCGCTATTCATTGATGTTGAAGAGCTGCTCTTATACCAATTTCATAAAACAGTGCAACACTTAGAAGATCCCCCTAAATCCCCCTTAAAAAGGGGGACTTTGAATCCTCAATTTGTTCCCCTCTTAAAAAAGGGACTTTGAATCCCCAATTTGTTCCCCCCTTAAAAAGGGGGGCTAGGGGGGATCTGATCTGTAGCGTCATTAAAGGAAACTGGTATTAGCTCCTCATCCATTCCTTCGCCCTTACAACTCATTAAAAGGAAGAAAAACAATGGTCATTCAAACCGCAACATTAGGCTATCCTCGCATCGGAAAAAATCGCGAAGTTAAAAAAGCATTAGAAGGTTTTTGGAGTGGAAAATTAGACTCAGAATCCCTACTGCAAACCGTGCGCCAAGTTGAAGAAAGCAACTGGCAAACACAACTCCAGGCAGGTATCGATCGCATCGGCATAGGCGACACTACACTCTACGACTCTGTTCTAGATTGGTCAGTTTATTTGGGATTAATTCCAGAACGATTTCAACATCTATCCGGTTTAGAGCAATACTTTGCAATGGCACGGGGTAAAGAAGGAATTCCCGCCCTAGAAATGACCAAGTGGTTTGATACCAACTACCACTACCTCGTACCGGAAATTTCAGCACAACTGCTATCGGCTGATTTTAGTGACGTTTTAGAAACGGTTCATCGTGCTCAGCAAATTTTAGGGCAACGGGCAGTTCCGATTATATTAGGACCGGTCACACTCTTGCGATTGAGTCGGTTGGAAGTGCCAATTTCAGAGCTTGTCAGCCCTTTGTGCGATCGCTACCTAAACCTACTGCTAGCACTCAAACCCTTGGGTGTAGAAGAAGTGCAAATCCACGAACCCGCTCTTGTTTTGGGAGACGCCACTAACTTTAAAGAATACTATGAATCGATTTATGCTTCACTGGCGAAAGTAGGTTTACCTCTGCATCTCGTTACCTATTTTGACGATTTGGGTGAAAATTATCCTTGGGTTGTGCAATTACCCGTTTCCAGCATCAGTTTAGACTTCACTCGCGGACGCAATCTAGAACTCATCAAACACTATGGGTTTCCCGCCGATAAACGCCTCGGTGTGGGGATTGTGGATGCGCGAAACATCTGGCAAATTCGACCCGATCGCCTCTTACCTATCCTAGAAGAAATTCAACCCATTACCTCTAACTTATCGATTCAACCCTCTGCATCCCTACAGTTTGTTCCCTACGATGCCACACGGGAAACTAAGTTACCGGAACCGTTGCGAAATGTGCTGAGTTTTGCCGAACAAAAACTACAAGAAGTTGTATTTCTGGCACGAACGGCAGCAGGTGAAGATTTGAAACAAGAGCGAGAATCAATTCAGGCAAGCTGGCAAGTTTTTGAGCAATTCAGCCCAGCTAATCAAGTTGTTCAAGACAGGTTGAAGAACCTGAAGATGGACGATTTTCAGCGCTCGTTGTCCTATTCTTTGCGTTTATCTGAGCAAATTCCGCTGCCACCTTTACCCACAACCACAATCGGTTCTTTCCCTCAAACGTCCGAAGTGCGCCAATTGCGGGTGAAATACAAACGTGGGGAATTAACTTTAGCCCAGTATCACCAGAGCATTGATACTCAAATTGCCCAATGTATCAAAATTCAGGAAGAAATTGGCTTAGATGTGTTGGTGCATGGGGAATTTGAGCGCACTGATATGGTGGAATATTTCGGTCAGCAATTGTCTGGATTTGCCTTTACCGAGCATGGCTGGGTGCAGAGTTATGGCAGTCGTTGCGTTCGTCCACCGATTATTTATGGGGATGTTGTACGAACTGAACCGATGACAGTACGAGAGTTTAAAGTAGCTCAATCTTTGACAGAAAAACCTGTAAAAGGAATGCTCACAGGTCCGGTGACAATGATAAATTGGTCGTATCCCCGCACGGATATTGCTCGTCAAGAACAAGCTTTTCAAATTGCTTTGGCGTTGCGAGATGAGGTAGCGGATTTGGAAGCTGCAGGTGCAAAAATAATTCAAATAGATGAACCGGCTTTACGTGAAGGTTTACCATTGAAAACCGAACGTTGGAATGAATATCTATCTTGGGCAGTGGATTCATTTAAATTAAGTGCAGGAATCGCCAAGCCAGAGACACAAATTCATACCCATATGTGCTACTCAGAGTTTGGCGATATTATCACCGATATCGAACGGTTAGATGCGGATGTATTGTCGATTGAAAATAGCCGTAGTAACAATGAAACGCTGTATGAATTGACAGATGGCGGCTACTCAAAACAGGTAGGCAATGGGGTTTATGACGTGCATAGTCCTGCTATTCCTAACACTGAACAAATATTGTCACAATTGCGGACTGGAATTGCTAATTTACCCGTAAAACAGATTTGGGTGAATCCAGATTGTGGTTTGAAAACCCGTCGTTGGGAAGAGGTGGTTCCTTCGCTCAAGAGCATGGTGCAAGCGACAAAAATTCTGCGGGAGGAAACGAATGCGTCCGGAAAGTAGTGTCTGGCAGGGCAACTTTGGCTACTGGCAAAATCGATTCATTCAGCAAAACATCTTGCTGATCGGATACACTGCCTGGAACGGTTATCTGAACACAGGTCAGGGAATAGTGGTATGCAATGTTGTAGATACTATCTCTTCGGTGCTCGATTGGGAGGTAGATAGCGTGACCTTTCATCAGGAATTCATTCCTCAAGCGCAAGTAGAAGCGTATCTACAAGCACTGGAACTGCAACTAGAGGCAGTCACAGCATTATTGAAGGCAATTACCACCTACGATCCGAATCAAGCGATCGTGCTTCTGGTTATCGGTAATGGTGTAGTCGATATCAACCTGCTAAACAACCTCAAGATTTCCCCTGCTGACTGTTATGCACAGGTGCAACACCGTTGGATAGAATTCAACCTGACTTAACCCCCTAAAGGAGGCACTCATGAATGAAACGCCCGATATGCTGGACTGGCAGCAAGAGTTTGAAGAGTTTCAACCGGCTGTTGCTGAATTTTGGGATCTACTGCTTAACAATATTTGTGTTGTCGGTGGCTGGATTTTTCTGAGCCATTTATGGGGTAGTGGTCTTTTGTGGAGTATTTACTCCATTACGCTTAGTAGACATCTCCGAAATATAATTAAAAACCGAAAATAAAGTGGTAATATTATAATTTACTTTTTAATTTTTACAGTAAAATGAGTAATATACCAGAGTACCTTGAAAAAAATCAACAAGAAAGTAAACGATTAATTGGACTAGAGTACGAACAGTTACAGCAATTAATAGCTGCCGCTGAATTATTACATCAACAGAAAGATATCGAGATTGAGCAAAGAAAAGTAAGGATAAACAAGGCAGGAGGAGGTAGAAGACCAAAACTATCAGTCAAAGACCAAATAATATTAACTTTGGTATATCTACACCCGGAGCCAACATTCCAGATGCTAGGAGTCCAGTTCGGAGTTAGTGAATCAACAGCGAATGACATATTTCACTACTGGTCAGAGCTATTGAGGGAATTGCTGCCTGCTAGTCTGCTGGAACAAGTAAAAAAAAATCCCGGTGAGTATAAATGGGTGCAAGAAATTCTCGCCGAGTTGGAGTTAATAGTGGATAGCTGTGAACAGCCAATACCGAGACCCAAGGACTATCAAGAACAAAAAAAGTTTTATTCAGGCAAAAAGAAAAACCATACTTTGAAAAATCAATTAATTGTCACACCAAATGGACAAGAGATTGTAGATGTTATAGTGGGAAAGCCAGGGCCGACTAGCGACATAAATATTTGGAGAGAAGGTCAATCCAAGTTAGCTCCAACACAAAAATTCAAAGGAGATAAAGGCTATATAGGAGAAGTCCAAATAGAAACTCCTCAAAAAAAGCCGAGAGCCAGGGAATTAAGCCAAGAAGAAAAACAAAAAAATCGAGAGAAAGCGAGTGAGAGAATATTTGTTGAACACGTAATTAGATTACTAAAGATTTTCCGTGTAGCCCAAGAAAGGTTTCGCCTAAGAGCCAAGAGTTATCAGAGAATAATTCTTCTAGTGTGTGGATTAGTCAGATTAAGGATTGGGACGTTATTTATAAATAGCTCAGTCTGCGACTAAATCGATAAACATTTTAGATAAAAAATAGATATATTTGGGATAATTATTGATTTGAATTAGCTGTAGCCCTAATAAAAACGTTGAAATGGTTCAAATTACCCGGCTGCGTTAAATACTTCAAAAGCAGTCAGAGACTGCTTTTGGCTATTTTCGGAGATGTCTAATGCTCCTGATTGCCTATAGTTGCACCCCAACACCAGATGACTCAACCTCCTCGCCTGCTGGATCGAGTTCGCCAAGCTATCCGTCTCAAACATTTCAGTCTCAAAACCGAAAAGTCTTACCTGTACTACATTAAAGATTTTATTCTCTTTCACAACAAACGTTATCCTAGAGAAATGGGCGTAGAGGAGATTCGAGCTTACTTGTCCCATCTTGCTATTGAGCGGAATGTTGCTGCTTTGACCCAGAATGTAGCGCTGAGCGCGCTGCTGTTTTTATACCGTCAAGTCCTAGAGCTTGATTTGCCCTACATTTGCAAGCGATCGTTGGGCCTGTTATTCGTCCTTGATCGCCTCCAAGTGCAGGAAAATCAAACGACTGTCGCTCATCACCGGCATGGCGATCGTTTTTCTGTCAGGGTTATAGCCGAGATCGGCAAGTTGATGAAACCCCGTCAGGACCTCTTGCACCTCACCCTCCGCCGAGATGCGAAGTAATCTTCCGGCCGGCCAATCGGTAGCAAAGTAGTGCTTCCCGATGGCGATAACTCCATCAAAGCTTGCTATCGGATGGCCTTTACCAACAGGAGACAGTTTGCGTGTAGCTAGCTCTGCCTTTTGAAGGGTCCCCGGATGCTTGACGGCAAATGTGGCAGGGTCTGTCATCGGGCCCCATGTCGCGATGATAAGGTTATTGCCCTCAACAATCAGCCCGTTGGGATTTTCCAATTCCTCTCCTTCGAGCCATACTTCAGCTTCGCGTTCACCGTTTAGCCGGTAGATACGGTTGGCTTCAAAATCCGAGACAAACAAGTCGCCGTTAGGTGCGGCTGCCACATCGTTAAGAAATTTGGAATTCGGAATTTCGATTGTGCGAAGGATTATTGCCCTCTGAACATCGATTTCATGGACACCGGCACGATCGGCAACGTAGAGCAGATTACCAACTGCAGCGATACCTGTCGGGGCATCCATGCCATCAACCCACCGCGCATCGAGTAGTTTCCCATTCTCATCGTATCGTGTTAGCCACCCAAAACCGTCACGCGCCAAAGAAAGGCCACCACCCAGGTTCGACACAAACCAAGTGCGGCTTTCGGCATGCCAAAATGCCGCCTCGGGTGCATCAAGGGGATTTCCTTTTGTTTCGGCAGACTTCGCTGCTGCTAGTAGCAGGGCAATAAACAGCGCCAGGATGGCGATTATTCTCTTCATGCTCAACCTCCTTCATTTATTCTGGCTTGTGATTTGGAGCCCAACGTAGCTCCGCTCAGTTGCCTGCCGCGGGCGGGAGCGGGTCGCACGGCAAGAGAACCCTACCCAACGCCCGCGTCGCCGATCAACTGCAACGGTTGGTTAGGTGCCGTCGTTCAGGGGACCCCAAATACGAAACCTGAAATTCGGACCAGAGGCAGGGTCCAACACCACGCGGCCCGTTCTACCGTCGTCCAATACTATCGTGAATTCGCAAGTGGATATGTCGAAACCAGCGATTGCCGTTGGCTTGAAAACACCGATGTCGCTCTTTTCGGATTCGGTCGTCGGTGGTGTCGGCAAGTCTGCGAGTCCAATGCCGACTTGCTCCTCACCGCGAAACAGGCGTGCAAAGACATCTTGTTCCATGAGGCACCTAACGGCAAAATGCAGCGGTTGCAGATCACCTCAAACACCACACCGATCACACTCGACAATCCGCTGCCATGACGTGTTAGCTGGCGATCGCTTTCAGTACTCCTGAGATCGTAATTAAGAACGCTCCAATAGTTCCTGCCGGTTCAGAATCTGAATGATATCAATATCGATAGTAGAATTCCACCATCCAGCCAATAAAGCACGATGCATGCGATCTCACATTTGAACTTACATCCACTCACTTTCAACCGTGAACCGTAGGGAGTATTTTTTTGCTTTGCTGCGCTGATGTGCGATCGCAACTTTCTCCTGAGCTTCCTCCAGGGGCAGGGCAACCACAAAACTCCGTCCTAGTTGGTGAGTGTGAATCATGACCTGAATCGCCAGATCCTTCGGCAGCTCAAACACCTGCTCCAGTACTTCCACCACAAACTCCATGGTTGTTACGTTGTCGTTATGCAGATACACCGGAACAACCGGGGAATGTTCCCAGGGCCATTCTGGAATAGCCAGGGACTGTTCTGCCGACAGGTACGGGGAGGGGACGAACCGAAGGTTTTGCAGGGGCTTCACAGGTTTTTGAGACAGGTTACTGTGCCCGCAGCGGGTGCAGACCCAGGAGCGCTTTGGCTTGCGGTTTCTGAGCAGGGGCGTGATGAACGATCGCCGAGGGGTGAGGCTTTCGTAAATGTGGCGTCCGCCGCAGCGGGGGCAGGCGTCGGGGAAAATCTCCAGGTATTCCTCCAGAGTTTGGGGACTACCCTGAGCCAGAATACGCCGGGTGCGATCGCGCCGCTGGCTCCCACTCTGGCCCGACTGAGCCAGGGGGTCAGGTTCGGAATGGTCCCACTCAAATTTGATGGCATTCACCAGAAAAATCAGCAGCAGTAACCCCATCAGTATGATAAACCAGAGCATCAGAACCTCCTTTCTCTCGACTGCTCACCCCAATCCAATGTCTGAATGTCTTGTTTGAGTGGAAGATTCATCCCTCCGAACGGATGGTAGTTTTGCCAAAGGTCATGAACACCAGGGTGGTGCCCGCAGGACCGCGATAGGCTCCTTCGCCGTGGCAGAGGCAGCAGGCGAGGGCGGTGAGTTCCCAGGCTTCCAGTTCAGAGCAGTGGAGTTTGCGGGTGGTGAGCCGTTCTACCCCTTGGGCTTCGCCGTAGTCCCGCAGGGTGCGGGCATGGTTCTGCAGGGCGGGCACCACGGAGGGATGATCCCACCCCCAGAGCCAGGTGCCATCCTGGGTGTTGTAGGTGCCGATGATTTGCACCGGGGCGGTGATGCTCTGACCTCGGGGGTTGGTGAACAGGATGGTGCCCTGGTCCTGATCGACCTCCCAATTGCATTGTCCCAGCATCCAGAGGTTGTTGTGGGCTTGGGTTTTGAAGCGCAGTTCTGCCATGCTGCGGGCCAGTAGAGTGGGGTAGTCCGGTGGTTCAGGATTCATGAATTTTCCTCCCTCCGTTGGAGCCGTCTTAGCAGTTCAGCTTTCTTATCGAGCACCCAGGGGGCGGCCTTGGGGGGCTTTGTGCGGGAGTCAATATCGAGGAGGCTGTCGTAGCTGCTCAAGGCTTCTTCGTATCGACCCAATTGCTCCAGAAGCAGAGCTTGATTGTGCCAGCAGCTATCGTTGTCGGGGTCGATTGCCAGTGCCCGCCCATAACTGATGACAGCCTCTTCCAGTCGTTGCAGATTGGTTAGCAGCAATGCCCGGTTATACCAGCAGCCCACATCACTGGGGTCAACGGCTAAGGAACGATCGAAACTTGCCAGTGCTGCTTCTGCCCTATCCGAGCGAGTGCTGAGCAACAGCGCTCGCTTGTACCAGAGTTGAGCCTTTTCTGGATAGTTTTCTAAAGCCCGATCATAATTTTCTAATAGCAGAGTAAAAATGTCCTGCTGTGCATAATTCAACTTTCCTAAGGCATCATTAACCGCCAGATCGTGCCAGTCGGGATTTAGCTCAAAGGCTTTTTGATAGGCGGCAAGGGCTTCTTCATAGCGCTCGGACTGCATCAAAACGTCGCCCTTTCGTCTCCAGATCCAATCTGGGGTTTCGCCATAGGGGTTAGGGCTATTATCACCTTCAGAAAATTCGCTGAGTTGCTGATCATAGGCATCCAGAAGCTCCTGTTCTCGGCCTAAAAGGGCATGGGCTTTGAATCGATTTTCCTGGGCTGTGGCTTCCAAAAAGAAAGCCTGGTTGTAGGTATCAATGGCCTCTTCATAACGCCCCAGACTGAAAAGAATGTTGCCCTTTTCTCCGTAATAAGACCCCAGGGTCTGGTCGTTTTCTGGATCGTCCTCTGCCTCTAAAAGGGCGATCGCCTCGTCGTAGCTGGCGATCGCATCTTCTGGTCGCCCCAGGTGAGCCAACAGGCTACCCCGGTTTGACCACAGACCGCTGTAATCCAGCACCTCTACGTCAGGCAGATCCGCAAAGCCCTCAAGGGCCCGTTCGTAGCTTTCAATGGCTTCTGTAAAACGCTGGAGGTCATGCCGTGCTGCGGCTCTACAGGCCCAGGTCTGGCTGTGGTCTGGGTCAAAGGACAGGATGCGATCGCAGGAAACAAGCGCTTCGGCATAATCTCCGGTTTCCCTCTGCTGTGTGGCTAGCTCGTACCAGGCATCGAGGTGTTCGGGGTCTAGCTCAACGGCCTGCTGAAATAGAGAGAGTGCGTCCTGGCGGGTAGACCAATCTTCCAGTGCAGCTAACCCGGCATGATAACAGGCCTCAGCGCTTGAATCCGGTGGCAACCCGTTACTCATACCGTTTGTACCTCCTCCTGTTGGGAAAGGAGATGCACCACTCCCGCCGGATCTGAGATCCAGTGGCCGCGAAAGTCGCCATAGTGGAAAGAACCAGGAAAGGAACTAAGAGAATGAGAAAAACTCGTTCCCTTGTCAACACGCAATTGTAGTAAACATAAACGAGCATTAACTGATTGAGTGTAAAGCTAACTATGCTTCTGGAGGTTCGTCCCTGATGGGGGTGAAGCAGAACAAAAATCACTGCCCGTACAGGAATCAGCAAAACAAATGTAAGCAAGAAGTAGATTAATGAAAACTGGTCAATTTGGATGGGAAGAAATATCCACACTAAACCCGTAATGAAAACAAAACTGAGGACGATAAATGGAATAGACAGGAATTGCAATTTCAGGAGGTTAGGGGTTTGAACCAGATTCCAACCCTCTTCTATGGGAGAAAAGTGAGGATCGGTGGGGACTGGGCCAAGGCGAAATCTCATGGTGTCGAAGAGAAAAAACTAAATAATTTGTCCGATCTTCAGTAAGTTCCCATCCGCATCAACGATATAGAACTCCCGCATGCCCCAGGGTTTGTCTTCTAAGGGGCCAATGCGAGGAATGCCTTCTGTAGGCAATCCCAGAGTTTGAAATTCCTGGAGTAATTCATCCACCTGGGCAACTCGCAAGTAGCAGGCCAAATAGGATTCTGTAGGTACAATATCTGGATAGAAAGTGAGGTGAATTTCCAGAGAACCCCGGTGCAGAATGGCGTAATCGGCGGCTGGATTGACCGGAGAATTACTCTCAAACCCAAGCTTTTGATAAAAATAAACGCTTTTAGAAATATCCCGCGACAGCAAGATGGGAATGGCTTGATCCAACGGCATAGCTAGGGTCTCCCATTGTTTAAGTAAGGTTTTCCAGGCGGAGTAGTCGCCCCAAAAGTTGAGCTGGTCAGAGGAATAGGTAGAGGTTTTGTCAGCAATGGAACAGACCAGTTCCCGCAACTGAAGACGCACCTGACTGAAGGTTTTAGCCTCCGTTTCAGCTATCCAGTTCTGGACATGGTGGGGACTAAAATCAAAGGCATCGAGGCCGCAGCAGGCTGCCACGCAGTGGACTTCGCAGCAGCACAGCAGCGACCAGAGGGGTTCGGGAAGGGTGATTTCTTGCTCCATTGCTCAGTTCCTCTGGGCCAGATAGAGGCGGGTGGTGTAGAGCAGGCGCACCTGTCCCTGGGGGTTAGAGTCGCGATCGCACAGTTCCGCAAGCTTTGACTCCAGCCGTTCCAGCTCCATCCCTGACTGGGGAGTGGAACCCTGGCTACGGGCCAGCCCGATCAGCCCTTCCAGGTTCAGAAACTGCTCAAAGGTAAAGGTGTAGCGCCGTAGATTGTTGAAGTAGGGCAGG of the Allocoleopsis franciscana PCC 7113 genome contains:
- a CDS encoding IS5/IS1182 family transposase; translation: MSNIPEYLEKNQQESKRLIGLEYEQLQQLIAAAELLHQQKDIEIEQRKVRINKAGGGRRPKLSVKDQIILTLVYLHPEPTFQMLGVQFGVSESTANDIFHYWSELLRELLPASLLEQVKKNPGEYKWVQEILAELELIVDSCEQPIPRPKDYQEQKKFYSGKKKNHTLKNQLIVTPNGQEIVDVIVGKPGPTSDINIWREGQSKLAPTQKFKGDKGYIGEVQIETPQKKPRARELSQEEKQKNREKASERIFVEHVIRLLKIFRVAQERFRLRAKSYQRIILLVCGLVRLRIGTLFINSSVCD
- a CDS encoding SMP-30/gluconolactonase/LRE family protein, with amino-acid sequence MKRIIAILALFIALLLAAAKSAETKGNPLDAPEAAFWHAESRTWFVSNLGGGLSLARDGFGWLTRYDENGKLLDARWVDGMDAPTGIAAVGNLLYVADRAGVHEIDVQRAIILRTIEIPNSKFLNDVAAAPNGDLFVSDFEANRIYRLNGEREAEVWLEGEELENPNGLIVEGNNLIIATWGPMTDPATFAVKHPGTLQKAELATRKLSPVGKGHPIASFDGVIAIGKHYFATDWPAGRLLRISAEGEVQEVLTGFHQLADLGYNPDRKTIAMPVMSDSRLIFLHLEAIKDE
- the metE gene encoding 5-methyltetrahydropteroyltriglutamate--homocysteine S-methyltransferase, whose product is MVIQTATLGYPRIGKNREVKKALEGFWSGKLDSESLLQTVRQVEESNWQTQLQAGIDRIGIGDTTLYDSVLDWSVYLGLIPERFQHLSGLEQYFAMARGKEGIPALEMTKWFDTNYHYLVPEISAQLLSADFSDVLETVHRAQQILGQRAVPIILGPVTLLRLSRLEVPISELVSPLCDRYLNLLLALKPLGVEEVQIHEPALVLGDATNFKEYYESIYASLAKVGLPLHLVTYFDDLGENYPWVVQLPVSSISLDFTRGRNLELIKHYGFPADKRLGVGIVDARNIWQIRPDRLLPILEEIQPITSNLSIQPSASLQFVPYDATRETKLPEPLRNVLSFAEQKLQEVVFLARTAAGEDLKQERESIQASWQVFEQFSPANQVVQDRLKNLKMDDFQRSLSYSLRLSEQIPLPPLPTTTIGSFPQTSEVRQLRVKYKRGELTLAQYHQSIDTQIAQCIKIQEEIGLDVLVHGEFERTDMVEYFGQQLSGFAFTEHGWVQSYGSRCVRPPIIYGDVVRTEPMTVREFKVAQSLTEKPVKGMLTGPVTMINWSYPRTDIARQEQAFQIALALRDEVADLEAAGAKIIQIDEPALREGLPLKTERWNEYLSWAVDSFKLSAGIAKPETQIHTHMCYSEFGDIITDIERLDADVLSIENSRSNNETLYELTDGGYSKQVGNGVYDVHSPAIPNTEQILSQLRTGIANLPVKQIWVNPDCGLKTRRWEEVVPSLKSMVQATKILREETNASGK
- a CDS encoding ATP-dependent Clp protease adaptor ClpS encodes the protein MLWFIILMGLLLLIFLVNAIKFEWDHSEPDPLAQSGQSGSQRRDRTRRILAQGSPQTLEEYLEIFPDACPRCGGRHIYESLTPRRSFITPLLRNRKPKRSWVCTRCGHSNLSQKPVKPLQNLRFVPSPYLSAEQSLAIPEWPWEHSPVVPVYLHNDNVTTMEFVVEVLEQVFELPKDLAIQVMIHTHQLGRSFVVALPLEEAQEKVAIAHQRSKAKKYSLRFTVESEWM
- a CDS encoding tetratricopeptide repeat protein — translated: MSNGLPPDSSAEACYHAGLAALEDWSTRQDALSLFQQAVELDPEHLDAWYELATQQRETGDYAEALVSCDRILSFDPDHSQTWACRAAARHDLQRFTEAIESYERALEGFADLPDVEVLDYSGLWSNRGSLLAHLGRPEDAIASYDEAIALLEAEDDPENDQTLGSYYGEKGNILFSLGRYEEAIDTYNQAFFLEATAQENRFKAHALLGREQELLDAYDQQLSEFSEGDNSPNPYGETPDWIWRRKGDVLMQSERYEEALAAYQKAFELNPDWHDLAVNDALGKLNYAQQDIFTLLLENYDRALENYPEKAQLWYKRALLLSTRSDRAEAALASFDRSLAVDPSDVGCWYNRALLLTNLQRLEEAVISYGRALAIDPDNDSCWHNQALLLEQLGRYEEALSSYDSLLDIDSRTKPPKAAPWVLDKKAELLRRLQRREENS
- a CDS encoding DUF6331 family protein; its protein translation is MEQEITLPEPLWSLLCCCEVHCVAACCGLDAFDFSPHHVQNWIAETEAKTFSQVRLQLRELVCSIADKTSTYSSDQLNFWGDYSAWKTLLKQWETLAMPLDQAIPILLSRDISKSVYFYQKLGFESNSPVNPAADYAILHRGSLEIHLTFYPDIVPTESYLACYLRVAQVDELLQEFQTLGLPTEGIPRIGPLEDKPWGMREFYIVDADGNLLKIGQII
- a CDS encoding DUF1636 family protein, which encodes MMNAQHTLFVCTTCASIWQDGKRVGESGGQQLLKQLQHLAQDWDLQNQFQIQAVECMSACNRPCVIAFVAAGKSTYLFGDLPVDESASAILKCANQYYAKSDGSLPWSERPKLLRNGILARIPTISKWDKLSVTRGADNCSDCHD
- a CDS encoding DUF1636 family protein; protein product: MKHTLFVCQSCHHSSKEQPKEQPADGTRLLEQLNTLGTEHIQSNEFEIQPVGCLWTCDKPCAVAFCAPQKPTYLFTTLPTDETAPALLEFGDRYLDSNTGDIPWKQFPEALQSVSIAKIPAVGE
- a CDS encoding XisI protein encodes the protein MEKLSDKITQYQQIVQQLLLRYAEIKPAYGEIEVETIFDTARNHYQIVHLGWQHKRWVHHCVMHLDIRNEKIWIFYNSTEHDIAADLVNLGVPKHDIVLGFHPPFVREMSDYAIG
- a CDS encoding DUF6882 domain-containing protein — protein: MNPEPPDYPTLLARSMAELRFKTQAHNNLWMLGQCNWEVDQDQGTILFTNPRGQSITAPVQIIGTYNTQDGTWLWGWDHPSVVPALQNHARTLRDYGEAQGVERLTTRKLHCSELEAWELTALACCLCHGEGAYRGPAGTTLVFMTFGKTTIRSEG